The genomic interval TGGTTCGGTCAACAAGACGAACGTGCTGAACGTTCTCACGCGCCATCGGAGTTCCCATGTCTGAAGTCATTCCACTTGGCGCCTGGGTCGATCACGGCGTTCACTACCTGCTCGACCACGACGCAAAAACTTTCGATTCGATCGGCAAGGTGATCGAGAGCTTTGCCGCGGTGATCGAACACGGCTTGCAAGCAGTGCCGATGTGGGCGCTGATGGCGTTCTTCGTCGGCATCGGGCTATGGCGGGTGGGCTGGCGTTTCGCGCTGTTCACGCTGCTCGCCATGCTGCTGATCTATGGCACCGGGTTCTGGGATCAGATGGTGATCACCCTCGGCCTGACCTTGTCGTCGACGTTGATCAGTCTGCTGCTTGGCGTGCCGCTCGGCATCTGGACCGCGAAGAGCCGTACCGTCGAGATGATCGTGCGCCCCGTGCTGGATTTGATGCAGACCATGCCGGCGTTCGTCTACCTGATTCCGGCCGCGATGCTGTTCGGTCTCGGCCGCGTGCCGGGGATTCTCTCCACCGTGATTTTCGCCATGCCGCCGGCGGTGCGTCTCACGTCGCTCGGCATCAAGCATGTGAATCGCGAGATCGTCGAAGCAGGGCAGGCGTTCGGCTGCACGCCGTTGCAACTGCTCTACAAGGTGCAGTTTCCGAATGCGCTGCCGTCCATCATGACCGGCGTCAACCAGACCATCATGATGGCGCTCTCCATGGTGATCATCGCGTCGATGGTCGGCGCGGGCGGTCTCGGCAACGACGTGCTGGCCAGTATTCAGCGGCTCGACATCGGGCTCGGCTTTGAAAGCGGACTCTCGGTGGTGATGCTCGCGATCATTCTTGACCGCATCACGGAGAGCTTCGGCCGTTCGCCGGGCACGGCGCGCGCGCCGCTGCTGTCGGGCCTGCGTAGCGTCATGAAAGTGCGCCGCCAGCCGGCCGCGCAACACGGCTGAGCCGCCTATGAAGCGCGACGCGCTCACGCCTGTCGAGCCCGAGGCCGATTCGCCGCTGTCCGGGCTCGCGCACGTCGGTTTTCTGACGCTGCCGAACTTTTCGATGATCGCGTTCACCAGCGCGGTCGAGGTACTGCGCATGGCCAACTACGTGGGCCGCGCGCAGCACTACCGGTGGTCGGTGATTACGCCGGACGGCGAGCCTGCGCGAGCGAGCAACGGCATCACGGTGAAGCCCACCACGACGCTCGCTGAAGCCGGCATGCCGGATGTGCTGATCGTCTGCGCCGGCTGGCACGTGCGAGATTACGTGGACGATACGGTGATCGCGCTGCTGCGCGAGGTCGCGCAAAAGGGCGTGCCGCTCGGCGGTATTTGCACGGGCCCGTTTGCGTTGCTGGCCGCGGGCCTGCTCGACGGCTATCGCTGCACGGTGCACTGGGAAGACATGTCGCCGTTGCACAAGAGCTACCCGCACGTGCGTTTTGCCGACGAACTGTTCGTGATCGACCGGGATCGCATGACCTGCACCGGCGGCACCGCGCCGCTCGACCTGATGCTGAAACTGGTGGGCATGCGGCTCGGTCATGCGGTGGCGGCGCAGGTGTCCGAGCAGTTCATCGTCGAACGGATTCGCGGCTCGACCGATTACCAGCATATTCCCGTCGACGCGCGGGTCGGTTTCTCGCGCGCGGAACTCGTCGAGGTGGTGCGGCTGATGGAAGCGAATATCGAGGAGCCCTTATCGCTCGACGAACTCGCGCGGCTCGTGCATCTTTCGCAGCGGCATTTGCAGCGCATGTTCAAGATGTTCCTGAGCGTGTCGCCCACGCACTATTACCTGACGCTGAGATTGCGGCGCGCGCGCGAGTTGCTGCGGAATACGGACGCGTCGATTGCGCGTGTGACGACCGTGTGCGGTTTTCATTCGGCGTGTCATTTCAGCAAGGCGTATCGCGCGCAGTTCGGTCATGCGCCGAGTGTCGAGCGGCGCTTGTCTGCTTAGTGGCCGCTCATTGGCCGCGTAATGAGCGGCGTAAAACAATCCGCTTCATCCAATCCAGTCAAAACATCAATCACCCTGAGGGAACGCCATGAAACGTTTGTGGGCTGCGTCGTTGTGCGCGCTGTCTGTGTCGTCTGTGTTGGCCGCGGAACCTGCCACTTGCCGCGACGTGCGATTCGCCGACGTCGGCTGGACCGATATCGCGGCGACTACCGGGCTGGCGTCGACCGTGCTCGAAGGGCTCGGCTACAAGCCGACCAAGACGATCGCTTCGGTGCCGATCACGTTCGCCGGCGTGAAGAGCAAGCAGATCGACGTATTCCTCGGCTACTGGTCGCCGACCATGGACCCGATGATCGACCCGTTCAAAAAGTCCGGCCAGCTGAGCGTATTGCCGACGCCGAATCTGACCGGCGCGAAATACACGCTGGCGGTGCCGGATTACGCGTATCAGTCCGGCATCAAGACGTTCGCCGACATCGCGAAAAACTACGACAAGCTCGACGGCAAGATCTACGGGATCGAGCCGGGCAACGACGGCAATGCGTTGATCAAGAAGATGATCGACACCAATCAATATGGGCTCGGCAAGTTCAAGCTGGTGGAATCGAGCGAGGCGGGCATGCTGGTCGAAGTGAACCGCGCGATTCGCGACAAGAAACCGATCGTGTTTCTCGGCTGGGAGCCGCATCCCATGAATGTGCAGATGAAGATCGATTATCTGTCCGGCGGCGATGCGGTGTTCGGGCCGAACTATGGTGAAGCCAAGGTGCTGACGGTGACGCCGAGCGATTATTCGACGCGCTGCCCGAACGTCGCGAAGCTGGTGTCGAATCTGCAGTTCACGACCGATATCGAGAATCACGTAATGCTGCCGATCATGAATAAAACCGATCCGAACAAAGCCGCGCGCGAATGGCTGAAGGCGAATCCGGCGGTGCTGGACAAATGGCTGGCGGGGGTGAAGACGTATGATGGGAAGGATGGGCTGCCGGCTGTGAAGGCGTATGTGGCGGGGAAATAGGTGGGATTTGTAGCATTTGGCGGGTAGGGACGTTCGCGCAGAATGTCTCTACGCCGCCTCTTTTGTTCTTGTGCTTGCAACCTGACGGACGCTTAACCGGAAATTTGCCAAGCCGATGTCGGATCGGACATTTCCATAGAGTAGCTCGGCGTTGTCTGGTCACCGCGATTCGATGTTCCTTCGACGTGCGTCGGGCTTTTTCGACTCGCGTTAGGGTCGGCGCAAGCATGTTGTAATTTTAAGAGTTGTCGGATATTTCGGTTGTGCCTGTTCCTATAGGGTGCTTGGGCTTTACCAAGTACAACTAATAGGAGCAACGATGATAAGAAACGGAATTAACGAGAGTTCGGCGGGAATGGCGGCCCGCTTGCTGGCCGCGTTCATCCTGCTAATGGTGGCGTTCGGGGCGAACGCCGCTGATTGTAATGCGGTGTGGGCAGCCACTGGCGCGAAGCCAGGTTCACCCACTTGCCGGTGGGATGCTTACGCCGGTGTACCTGGCGGCATACAGTACTACAACTGCGTGAGTTTGCCGCTGATCGACGCGTGGTGCGCGACACCGGCGGATGATCAGCCTGAGGCCAGTTGTCCGGTTGCTGACCCGGTGTATCCCGGCAGCGGAGCAGTCACGTTGACGGAGGCCGATTTTGTCAGCGGTGACGAGATTCCGATGCTTTTCGCGCGGACGTATCGTTCAAAGCCGCTGACAGCATCGGCGACGGCGATGGGGCCGGTCTGGTTCCATAGCTGGCAGCGTAACCTCGGACTAGCGAATGCCAATAACGGCAGCACGTCAACGGTGCTGGCCTATCGGCAGAGTGGTGAGCCCATTACCTTCGTCTGGTCGGCTGGTACCTGGCGCACCAAGGCCTTCACTGGATTAGCGCTGGCGCAGAACGATTCTGGATGGACACTCACCGACCTCAGCACAGAGACCGTTGAATCGTACTCCGGCCAAGGCGTGCTGCTGGCTGAACGCACGAAGACAGGTTTTGTTCGCACGCTGAGCTATGACGGTTCCGGTCTGCTGACCACTGTTACGCAGCATGCCGAAGGCACGGACACCAACAAGGACGTCACGCTTCGGCTTGACTACGACGACAAGCGTCGTCTGTCGCGTCTCAATGATCCACTGGGCGGTCTGACCCAGTACGGATACGACGCGAATGGCAATCTTGTTTCGGTCACGTGGCCGGATGGAAACGTGCGCCGCTACGTCTACGACGACACGCGGTTCAGGAACGCATTGACCGGAGAGATCGACGAGTCGGGCAATCGCATGGCGACGTGGAGCTACGACGCTCAAGGTCGTGCGGTGGAGGTGAGTCATCCGAATGCTGGACAGAACGTGCAGTTGGCCTACAACGCGGGCTCGACGATTATTACCGCTAGCAAAGGTTCCACCACGCTGAGTCTGTCGTCGATCGGCGGCATGCTCCGGCCGACCGGGAGCGCCTCGACCGCGGGCAATACGAACTCGGGGTGGGATGCGTCAGGCAATTTGCTGAAAGACACTGACGCGAGCGGTGGCACGTCTGAATACAGCTACGACGATACCGGGCGCCCGGTTCGGGCGACGGTAAAGAGTGCGGGCGGCACATCAATCACGACGATCCGTTACTACGAGGCCAGTGGCCTGCGTCCGTCGATGATCGCATCTCCAAGGTTGATCCAGTCTTTCGTGTACGACGCGAACGGCAATGTCACAGGGATAAGTGAGACGCCGACTACGGACGCGACGGGCGCCAGCGCTTTCGATGCCGCGAAGGCGGATGGGGTGACTACCGCGTACGGCATGACCTACGACGCCAACAACCGGCTTGCTTTTGTGATGCAACTAGCGGACGGAAAGTCCGCGGCTCAGTGGAAGGTCAATCGTGACTTAACGGGCAATGTGTTCGCCATTATCGCGCTAGGAGACATTCCACAAGCGACCGAGTTCATCTCGCGCGACGCGGCACATCGTGTCCAGTACGGCTATAACCCAACGGGCGATTTTTATCTCCGTTATGACCGGCGCGGACGCATCGACAACTTCAAGTTCAATGAATATGCGAGTCCGGCGAACGGCGGAATTCGACGCGTGTTCAAGGCGAGGTTCGGCTACTCGCCAGACGGACGGGTGGTATCGCGCACAGGTACGGTTGCGAACGACGGCAGCGTTCTTGACCTGAACGATGGCACGGACATTCCGATCTCCGGCGACGAAACCAATCAGTGGATCGATAACTATAACTATGGTGACTCGCCGGTGGGGCCGCCTGCGAACCTTCAGGGCGCGCGTCGACTGCTGGGGGATAACTTCCTGGGCACGTCAACCGTTTGCAGCGGCTGTCATTTTTCGGCCGGGCTGATCGACGGCACGGTCCGCGGTATCGCGATGGTCTATCGGCTGTTGCAGAACCCGGTGGTGCGCTATGGCATCGGCCAGGGCGCCAGAAAAGCTGCCGAGAACTGGGATCGCATCAAGCAGATGTGCAAGCCCGCTGCGGAGACGGAGGTGGATGGGATCCCGCCGGGGCGGATCACTTCGGAATATACGGATATCACAACCGGCAATAGTATGCGGAACATTCGTACTGATGTAGGCAAGGCGGAGTTCGAAGCTAATCTGGCAGAGAGCGGGTACGCGCAGACGCTGAGCAAAGACGGAAAGGCCGATATCTTTACCAAAGGTGAAAGTCAGTATACTGTCCGCGAATATTCAAACTCTGGCGCTATGACCGCGGACGTAAAAGTTAGCGGGGTGAATATAGCGAAGATCAGGCTGGGGGGGAAATGAGTAAAAGCGAATATCTGACAGACCGTCAATCCTTTGATCGCCTGCGGAAGCGAGCGGCCGCGGGGCTGAAAATGGTCACTACCGCAGTTGCATCCAATGCGGCGATTTTCTTTGACTCTTCCGATATTTGCACTTTTCGATATCACAAATTTTTGCGGGCGCTTCTTTCCGAGAGAGGCGAGGCGGAATTTGCGGCGCTCGTTTTACGGCCAGACCCGGAGGCATACTTTTTTCATCATTTTTCAAAATTTTCTGCGCTCATTTTTCGACCTGACCATTCGGACGAGGATTTTGTCGTATCACTCAACTCTGATCCGGGAGGGAGTTTGGCGGATGCATTCGACGCAAACTCTGAGCGGTACATCGTTTTTCCGCTCAGTGGTGAATGGGCGATTTACGCGGATCGGGACCAGGAGTTGGCCGCGATGGCAGGACCACCCGAAGTTCTGGAGTTTGCACGTCAGCATTACCCCTTTGAGGTCCATAAAACAAATCCTGGGTTTGTGATAAGCGATTAAATTTCTCGCTTTTCTGAGCGAACAGGCTGACTCCGTCAGCCTGTTCAAGGCCAGTCACAACGATTGGAAAAATTCCATAATTTGAGAAGCATGCAATTTTTCGCTCGCTACTGTCCTTGCAAGGTACCGAGGGTTACCAAAGGTGATAAACGATGCACTGTTCGAGACGAGTCGAACGCAGGCTTGCCGAGCGCAGACGTTTATATCGACGGCACGAAGACAATCAAGATCAGGCTAAAGTGAAATGGAAAAGCGAATCTTTGTCGACGGCCCGGCCGAGTTTCATGACCTGTAGGCACGCGCTACCGCGGGCGCGCGGCTAAAGGGTTCAGAATCGTTGAATAGCTTGCGATAGATCTGGAAGTCAGCCAAACCGGAAACGACGCGACACGTCGCTTCGTTTCCGCATCCCACGTTTGCGCCCAAGCCTGCGCAAGATCATTCGCAGGTGATCGGGTTTTACGAGAACCCGCGTTGAGTTTTTGATTTTTCGCCGTCGCGTGCGTGTCCCGATCAACAGTCCGTGACACGCGCGCATATCAGAGGCGTGGCTGGCAGTGCCATGGCGCGTGAGATGACCTCAAATCGCCTGCGCCCGCCCCGGAAACGTCTCATCATAATCCCCACTATCCTCAGCTTCCGCCGCCGTGCCGCGCTGCTCGCGATACATCATCGGCGGCAAACCGAATTGCTTGCGGAATTCCCGCCCCAGGTGCGAAGCATCGGAAAACCCGCAACTCGAAGCAATATCCGCCACCGTCTTATCCGAACTTGTCAACAACCACGCGGCTGTCCGCAACCGCACCTGCTTCGCGTAGGCCTGCGGCGCCTTACCCGTTTCCGCCTTGAAAAGCCGTTCCAACTGACGCGGCGAAAGATCGAGTTTCCCCGCAAGTTCATCGAGCGACAGCGAGCGCCCCACATGCTGCTCCATCAGCAGAATCGCGCGCTTGACCTTCGGATGCGTGGCGGGCGCGAGCCCCGGCGGATGCGGTTGCGGTGCGTTGCCTTTCTGCATGTCGTCGACGAGCAGAATGCGCAGCGCCTTCTGCACCGTGGCGGTTTCGAAGTGACGCAACAGGATCGCGGCGGCCACGTCGATCGACGCGCGCCCGCCGGAACACGTAATGCGCCGCCGGTCGATCACGAACAGCCGGTCGGCGATCAGCGCTTCCTCGTTCACCGACGGAAAACGCTCGATGAAATCCCAGTAGTGAAACCAGCTCACGCAAATGCGGTAACCGTCGAGCACGCCGGCGCGCATCAGCGAAAACACGCCCGTGCACATGCCGACGAGCGTCGCATCGGTGGCGGCGGCCCGCCGGATGAAAGCGAGCGTGGCATCGTTCGCGGCCGGCCCGGAATGCAGCAAGCCGCCGACCACCACGACGTAATCGAACGGCTCGGCGGTATCGAACGTCTCCCACGGCGTGATCTGGATGCCGCAACTCGCCCGCACCGGAGCAAGGGTTTCCCCTATCACGCTCCATGAACAGCGCACGGGCTTGCTGAAATCGCCTTCATCGGCGGACAGGCGCAGCAGGTCGACGAAACCCGAAAACGCCGTCAGCGTGAAGTTCGGCAACAGGATGATGCCGAAGCGGATGCGCTGCTTCGAAGTGCCGTCGATCGATTGAGGGGGAAGCGGTTCAGCGGAATTCATGCATGCAGCCAGCAAGGGAAAGGGTTGGATCAAGCATAGCACCGCGCCGGGTGCGTCCTGCGCCCGGCATCGTGCAGTAACGCGGGCGGCAGCGCCAGCCATGCTCGCGGCGGCCCGCGCGAACCGTGGGCCTTTCGCAAATGCGTCAGGACTCGTCGTAAAAACGCCGTGCCGCTTGGCGCGCGGCTTTGTTGACGCCACTATCCCACTGCCATGCCGTTTTTATTCTATCGGTTCAATTTGACCTGCGGTGCAATAGAGGCCAATCCACCCAAAGCATCGCAACGCACAAGGCACGCCATGAACGTCAGCGTCTTCGATCTGTTCAAGATCGGTATCGGTCCGTCAAGCTCGCACACCGTGGGGCCGATGATCGCTGCATGCCGCTTCGCTTCGCATATCGAAGACGCCAATCTGCTCGGCTTCGTGCGCGGCGTGAAGGTCGACCTGTTCGGCTCGCTCGGCGCGACCGGCAAGGGGCACGGCACGGACAAAGCGGTGCTGTTGGGACTCGAAGGCAATCTGCCCGATTCCATCGACCCGGACCTGATCGAGCCGCGCCTGCAAGCGATCCGCGTGACAAAACAGCTGGTGCTGCTCGGCAAGCACCCGGTCAAATTCGACGAGCGCGAGCATCTGGGCTTTTTCCGCAAGCTGATGCCGGGTGCGCCGGGTTCGGGCATCGTGCATCCGAATGGCATGCGCTTTCAGGCTTTCGACGAAAACGGCCAACTGCTGGTGGAGAAAGAGTATTACTCGGTCGGCGGCGGCTTCGTGGTGAACCGCGAAGGCGATCGCGTGAACGGCGTGCGCGCCGGCGCCGAAGTGCCATATCCGTTTCGTACCGGCGACGATCTGATGCGCGTGTGCCGTGAGACCGGATTGTCGATCGCGCAGATCACGTTGCGCAACGAATGCGCGGCGCGCCCCGAACAGGAAGTGCGCGAAGGTTTGCTGGCGATCTGGCGCACCATGTCCGCGTGCGTCGAACGCGGCTGCAAGGTGCGCGGCGAGTTGCCCGGTCCGATGCACGTGAAGCGCCGCGCCGCCGATCTGTGCGGACAATTGCGTTCGCGCTCGGAAGAGTCGCTGCGCGATCCGCTCTCCATGCTCGACTGGGTCAACCTCTACGCGATGGCCGTCAACGAAGAAAACGCGGCGGGCGGCCGCGTCGTCACGGCGCCGACCAACGGTGCGGCCGGCGTGATTCCCGCGGTGCTGCACTACTACGTGAAGTTCATGCACGCGTCGAACGACGAGGGCATCGTCAACTTCCTGCTGACGGCGGCGGCGATCGGCATCATCTACAAAGAGACGGCGTCGATCTCGGGCGCCGAAGTGGGCTGCCAGGGCGAAGTGGGCGTGGCCTGCTCGATGGCCGCCGCGGCGCTCGCCGCCGTGATGGGCGGCACGCCGACGCAAGTCGAAAACGCCGCCGAAATCGGCATGGAACACAACCTCGGCATGACCTGCGATCCGGTCGGCGGCCTCGTGCAGATTCCGTGCATCGAACGCAACGCAATGGGCGCGATCAAGGCACTGAACGCCGCGCGCATGGCGATGAAGGGTGACGGCCAGCATTACGTGTCGCTCGACAATGTGATCAAAACCATGCGCGAAACCGGCGCGGACATGAAGACGAAATACAAGGAGACGTCGCGCGGCGGATTGGCCGTCA from Paraburkholderia phytofirmans PsJN carries:
- a CDS encoding choline ABC transporter substrate-binding protein, which translates into the protein MKRLWAASLCALSVSSVLAAEPATCRDVRFADVGWTDIAATTGLASTVLEGLGYKPTKTIASVPITFAGVKSKQIDVFLGYWSPTMDPMIDPFKKSGQLSVLPTPNLTGAKYTLAVPDYAYQSGIKTFADIAKNYDKLDGKIYGIEPGNDGNALIKKMIDTNQYGLGKFKLVESSEAGMLVEVNRAIRDKKPIVFLGWEPHPMNVQMKIDYLSGGDAVFGPNYGEAKVLTVTPSDYSTRCPNVAKLVSNLQFTTDIENHVMLPIMNKTDPNKAAREWLKANPAVLDKWLAGVKTYDGKDGLPAVKAYVAGK
- a CDS encoding L-serine ammonia-lyase, which produces MNVSVFDLFKIGIGPSSSHTVGPMIAACRFASHIEDANLLGFVRGVKVDLFGSLGATGKGHGTDKAVLLGLEGNLPDSIDPDLIEPRLQAIRVTKQLVLLGKHPVKFDEREHLGFFRKLMPGAPGSGIVHPNGMRFQAFDENGQLLVEKEYYSVGGGFVVNREGDRVNGVRAGAEVPYPFRTGDDLMRVCRETGLSIAQITLRNECAARPEQEVREGLLAIWRTMSACVERGCKVRGELPGPMHVKRRAADLCGQLRSRSEESLRDPLSMLDWVNLYAMAVNEENAAGGRVVTAPTNGAAGVIPAVLHYYVKFMHASNDEGIVNFLLTAAAIGIIYKETASISGAEVGCQGEVGVACSMAAAALAAVMGGTPTQVENAAEIGMEHNLGMTCDPVGGLVQIPCIERNAMGAIKALNAARMAMKGDGQHYVSLDNVIKTMRETGADMKTKYKETSRGGLAVNVIEC
- the choW gene encoding choline ABC transporter permease subunit, coding for MSEVIPLGAWVDHGVHYLLDHDAKTFDSIGKVIESFAAVIEHGLQAVPMWALMAFFVGIGLWRVGWRFALFTLLAMLLIYGTGFWDQMVITLGLTLSSTLISLLLGVPLGIWTAKSRTVEMIVRPVLDLMQTMPAFVYLIPAAMLFGLGRVPGILSTVIFAMPPAVRLTSLGIKHVNREIVEAGQAFGCTPLQLLYKVQFPNALPSIMTGVNQTIMMALSMVIIASMVGAGGLGNDVLASIQRLDIGLGFESGLSVVMLAIILDRITESFGRSPGTARAPLLSGLRSVMKVRRQPAAQHG
- a CDS encoding GlxA family transcriptional regulator; translated protein: MKRDALTPVEPEADSPLSGLAHVGFLTLPNFSMIAFTSAVEVLRMANYVGRAQHYRWSVITPDGEPARASNGITVKPTTTLAEAGMPDVLIVCAGWHVRDYVDDTVIALLREVAQKGVPLGGICTGPFALLAAGLLDGYRCTVHWEDMSPLHKSYPHVRFADELFVIDRDRMTCTGGTAPLDLMLKLVGMRLGHAVAAQVSEQFIVERIRGSTDYQHIPVDARVGFSRAELVEVVRLMEANIEEPLSLDELARLVHLSQRHLQRMFKMFLSVSPTHYYLTLRLRRARELLRNTDASIARVTTVCGFHSACHFSKAYRAQFGHAPSVERRLSA
- a CDS encoding DUF6531 domain-containing protein, translating into MIRNGINESSAGMAARLLAAFILLMVAFGANAADCNAVWAATGAKPGSPTCRWDAYAGVPGGIQYYNCVSLPLIDAWCATPADDQPEASCPVADPVYPGSGAVTLTEADFVSGDEIPMLFARTYRSKPLTASATAMGPVWFHSWQRNLGLANANNGSTSTVLAYRQSGEPITFVWSAGTWRTKAFTGLALAQNDSGWTLTDLSTETVESYSGQGVLLAERTKTGFVRTLSYDGSGLLTTVTQHAEGTDTNKDVTLRLDYDDKRRLSRLNDPLGGLTQYGYDANGNLVSVTWPDGNVRRYVYDDTRFRNALTGEIDESGNRMATWSYDAQGRAVEVSHPNAGQNVQLAYNAGSTIITASKGSTTLSLSSIGGMLRPTGSASTAGNTNSGWDASGNLLKDTDASGGTSEYSYDDTGRPVRATVKSAGGTSITTIRYYEASGLRPSMIASPRLIQSFVYDANGNVTGISETPTTDATGASAFDAAKADGVTTAYGMTYDANNRLAFVMQLADGKSAAQWKVNRDLTGNVFAIIALGDIPQATEFISRDAAHRVQYGYNPTGDFYLRYDRRGRIDNFKFNEYASPANGGIRRVFKARFGYSPDGRVVSRTGTVANDGSVLDLNDGTDIPISGDETNQWIDNYNYGDSPVGPPANLQGARRLLGDNFLGTSTVCSGCHFSAGLIDGTVRGIAMVYRLLQNPVVRYGIGQGARKAAENWDRIKQMCKPAAETEVDGIPPGRITSEYTDITTGNSMRNIRTDVGKAEFEANLAESGYAQTLSKDGKADIFTKGESQYTVREYSNSGAMTADVKVSGVNIAKIRLGGK
- a CDS encoding GlxA family transcriptional regulator; the protein is MNSAEPLPPQSIDGTSKQRIRFGIILLPNFTLTAFSGFVDLLRLSADEGDFSKPVRCSWSVIGETLAPVRASCGIQITPWETFDTAEPFDYVVVVGGLLHSGPAANDATLAFIRRAAATDATLVGMCTGVFSLMRAGVLDGYRICVSWFHYWDFIERFPSVNEEALIADRLFVIDRRRITCSGGRASIDVAAAILLRHFETATVQKALRILLVDDMQKGNAPQPHPPGLAPATHPKVKRAILLMEQHVGRSLSLDELAGKLDLSPRQLERLFKAETGKAPQAYAKQVRLRTAAWLLTSSDKTVADIASSCGFSDASHLGREFRKQFGLPPMMYREQRGTAAEAEDSGDYDETFPGRAQAI